The following is a genomic window from Bacteroidales bacterium.
ATCTTACCGTCATATAGTCTTACCGTCTTATTTTCAAACAAACCTTTTACTTTAACGACAAATAATAGCGTTGCCGCTCCCAGCGCAAACCGTATTCCATTGAACAGGAACGGGCCGATATGCTCCATACCCATGCGCTGGGCCACGAAGGCAAAACCCCAGATGATGGCTGCCAGCAGAAGAAGCAGGTCGGAACGTATAGTGCTTGATCGGTTCAAATTAGTGCGTGTTCAGTCCGTCTGATAATCTCATCCTGCAGTTCCGTGCCCAGGTCATTGAAATAATCACTGTAGCCGGCAACCCGCACGATCAGGTCACGGTATTTTTCAGGATGTTTCTGCGCTTCGCGCAAGGTATCTGCTGTGACCACATTAAACTGGATGTGATGCCCATTAAGGCGGAAATAGCCCCGGATGAGCTTTGCGACGCTGGTTATGCCTTTTTCATCGTTCAGCAGCTGAGGAGTGAATTTCTGGTTCAGCAAAGTTCCACCTGTTCGCAGGTGGCCGATCTTGGATGCTGATTTCAACACCGCTGTCGGACCTTTGATGTCGGCACCCTGGAATGGCGAGATGCCCTCGGAAAGCGGCTGCCATGCTTTGCGTCCATCCGGTGTGGCCCCGGTCACACTTCCGAAATAAATGTGGCTGGTGGTGGGCAGCATCATGATGTGGTGCTTTCCGCCCCTGGTGTTCGGTCTGCCATCCACCGCATCAAAAAACATATCAAACACTTTGACCGCCAGCTCATCGGCATAGTCATCATCATTACCATACTTGGGGGTTTCATAGATCAATTTATACCGTAAATCCTCATATCCCACAAAGTCAGCAGCCATTGCATGAAACATCTCTTCCAGTCTCACCGTCCTGCCGTCTTCCATTCTTACAGTCTTACCGTCCTCCCGTCTTACCGTCTTGCCGTCATAAACCCAATATTTCAGCGCCGTGAGCATATCCGTTACGCTGCCCAGGCCCACGCCCTGAATATAGGAGGTATTATACCGCGCGCCGCCGGCATTGTAGTCTTTTCCATTGACGATGCAGTCTTCAATCAGGACCGAGAGGAAAGGCACCGGCATATTTTCAGCAAAAAGCTTTTCAATAATAAGGTTGCCTTTTATTTTGATGTCGATGAAAAAGTTGAGTTGACTCTGGAAAGTATTTAAAAGGTCAGCGAAATTATCGATGGTTTCCAACCCCGGGGTTTCCAACCCTGTTTTTTTACCGGTCCTCGGATCAATTCCACCGTGAAAGGTGATCTCGAGCACCTTAGGCAGGTTGAAGTAACCAGTTAGCCAGTAGGCTTCTTTGCCGAAAGCTCCGCTTTCCACGCAGCCGCTGGCTCCTCCATCACGGGCATCTTCGATTGTTTTTCCTTGTCTGACAAGTTCCTGAACGATAGCATCCGTATTGAAAATACTCGGCTGGCCGAAACCTGTTTTGACAATGTGCATTGCCCGTTCGATAAAACTGTCAGGGTTCTCCCTGCTGAGTTGCACCATCGAGCTTGGCTGGAGGATTCGCATCTCTTCCACAACGTCGAGGATAAGGTAGCTTAGTTTGTTGACTGCATTGCTTCCGTCGGGCTTGACACCGCCGACATTGATCAGGGCGAAGTCAGTGTATGTGCTGCTTTCCTTGGCCGTAACTCCTATCTTCGGAGGGGCCGGTTGGTTGTTGAATTTTATCCAGAATGATTGCAGGATTTCTTTGGCTTTTTCATGGGTAAGGCTGCCTGCAGCGATTTCGCGCTGATAAAATGGGTAGAGGTTCTGGTCGAGCCGGCCGGGGTTAAATGAATCCCAGGGATTCAGCTCGGTAATCACGCCGATATGAACGAACCAATAGTATTGCAGCGCTTCATGAAAGGACCTGGGAGCATGTGCAGGTACCCAACGGCAAATATCAGCCATCTCTGATAGCTCAGCCCTTTTCTCTTTGTTTTCGGCACCTTGAAATTTGAAATTTGAAATTCGGATCAGTTCTTCGGAATGGCGCTCTGCAAAACGGATCATAGCCAGCGCGGTTATCTTCATTGCCCTCAGTTCTTCGCTCTTAGCTTCCGCATCACTGACACCGACGTTAACCAACATTCTCAATTGCTCATCAATCTCTTTAATGAAATCCAGGAATCCTTTCTGATAAATCTTACCACCAAGCACTGTATGTCCCGGGGAACGTTGTTCCATGAACTCGGTAAAAATGCCGGCTTGGTAAGCCTCGATCCATTGCCGGTCCATCGCGGCAAATATCCGGTCGCGCTGAGTGCGGCCCTGCCAGAATGGGATGATGATTTCTCTGTATACCTTACGGGTTTCCTCATCCGACTTATACGAAACCTTAGGGCGGGTATGGAGTATCTCCAGGTCCTCCAGTGAATGCAGGCATATCTCCGGGTAGGTCGGCACGGCCTTGGGCGCAGGGCCGCGTTCACCGACGATCAGTTCACCATCGTTAATGCAAATCTTTTTATTTTGCAGGATATGCCGGAAAGCCATGGCCCTTTGAACGGGGATGGAAACATTCTTCGCTTCATTGGACTGATAAAATTCCGTTAACAACAGCGCCCGTTCGTGAGAGAGCGTATTGATCGCCTGCAGGCTCTGGTCTCTTAATTGCTTTATTCTTTCCGAAAGCATAATCTTATTTACATAAAATTTCTTCTAAAGTTTCTCGCGGATTTTCGCGGATTTATTCGCAGATTTACGCAGATAATAAATTCCCGAACTTAAACCTTAAACCTCAAAACTCAAAACTCAAAACTATAACTTTTAACCTCCAACTCCAACCAAATAACCCCTATCTTTAAAAAACGTCATTATCTCATCAACTTTGGCATCATCAGGTCCTTTTAGACTTTCCAACAGGAAATCTTTCCCCATCCGCCGGTATTTATCCCTTGTGATTGCGTGATAGGGTAAAATATCGATCCGTTTCAGTCCAAGCCTTAACATAAGCATTGCTAGAGCTTCCAGGTTATCTTTTCCGTCAGTAATCCCGGGTATGAACGGAAAACGGATAATAATCTCTTTCCCTGCCAGGGCAAGCGTTTCGAGGTTCTTCAAAGCAAGTTCATTTGAAACACCGGTATATTCCATGTGCCTGGAGTCATCCATCAGCTTCAGGTCAAACAACCAGAGGCCGGCCAGTTCCATGACCCTTTCCATAGCAACCGGTTCTGCATGCCCCGAGGTATCGATGGCCGTGTGATAGCCTTGTTCCCGGCAAAGCCCCAGCAGTTCCTTCAAAGCTTCTGACTGCAACAGCGGTTCGCCGCCGGAAAACGTCACCCCGCCGCCCGATTCGTCATAAAACACAGCATCTTTCGCAATCTCTTTCATAACCTCCCCTGCCGACTGCCAACTGCCAACTGCCAACTTGCTTTCAAACAGCTTCCCATCCAGGACCCTTTGCACTAAAACCTGCCCTACTCCACTCTCCTGGCTCTCCGGGTTATGGCACCACCGACAGCGAAGCGGGCAGCCCTTAAAGAAGACTGTCGTCCGGATCCCCGGGCCGTCGTGGATGGTGTAATGGCGGATGTCAAATACTAAAGAATTCAAATTGCCATTGGTTAATAGTTATTGGTTAGTGGTTATTAGTCATTAGTCATGTTCTTTATTATAATAATCAGGGCTTTAGCCCAAAAATTAAGGCTGTCTATTAGGAAATAATTTCTGAAGTTCCTCCCACTCCTCCTTGCCCAGGATCCGGTAGTGCGGCTTATAAAGCTCCTCATACTGCTGGCTGTGATGCATTGCAGTTTCCCCTTGCCTGTGCATGTCTGCCAGGGATTTTTTATCCTCGTCGAAGTTCGGCAGGTTCAGGTTCATCCTTTCAATGACAATCACGATTTCTACCCACTTCTTTTTCCATAATTCAATATCCGGCAGTCTGAAAGATGAAGCGCTTTCCATGAATGCGCTGAACAAGCTGTTGTCACTGATGATGCCGTCTTTTACCAGGTCCAGCGGCACACGGTAGAAGTTCTTTCCTACACCGCAGGGCTCCGCAACATGATTTCCGGAAGATGCCATTTCCGATAGTTCATATACAAGGTAATTCCGCGCCCCGGCTGTATCTTCCAGCAAATGCCCCGGGCCAAATTCATCCTGGAAAAAACTCTTGTAAATATCCTGCAAGCTTGATTCCGGATAGCGTTGAAGCTGGTTTGTAACTGCTTGCCTGATTTCAGGGTTATCGGTTCTGCAGCCCGGATATAATGGAACAATCAGGAGAAATAATAACATGGGAACTTGTAATCTAATCTTCATAATTGTATTCGTCTTTTAAGATTATACGGATCATCTCATCCAATCCGTTCAGGTTGTTGTGGATAGTATCCCAGATCCGTTCCGGCCTGATGTGAAAATATTCATGAGCGATGAAATTTCTGAAAGCGCGTGGCTTATACCATGGATAGGTGTATTTGTCCAGTAAATCCTGGTCAATCTTTGCCACCGATTCTCCAATGATCAGAAACTTCTGTAAAACAGCGCTGAAAAGCAAGTCATCCTCCCTGAAATTTTCCAATGTTTTATCCTGGCAAAACTTATGGATGGAAAAAATGGCCTCATGAATATGTAAAAGCCGCTGAAGGTTCCTGTCATCCATAAATCACAATCATTTCAGTCAATATTGACTCAAAAGTTAAAGGGCTCAGGGCATCTTTTTCCACAACATCAACCTTTAAACCGAAAAGGTTCTCAAGCTGATATTGAATTTCCGCCATGTCATACAGGCTGAAAGTTGCACCGCTCTTAATTTTGATCATGATATCCAGGTCACTGCCCGGTTTTTGATCCCGGCGGGCATAGGAACCGAAAATCCATGCATTCTCAATCCTGTTATCTCCTTTTAAAACTGACCTGGATTTCAGTATAATTTCATTAATATCCAGATTAGATAATTTCCCATATTGGATTGATTTTTCGGCCATCTTCAGGGCCTCGGTAGCCAGTTGTTCGTCTTTTAAATTATAAAGGACTTTTTCTCCTAAATATTGCTTCAGCAGGTCATCCAGGTTAACCTCATACAACTCAGCCAGTTTGATGATCTGATTTTTATTAAACTGCCTTTTACCCCGCTCAATTTTGCTCAGTACCGCTAAGTCAATGCCGGACAGAATTGCCGCTTTACGCAAGGATATCCCGGCTTTCTCCCTTAACTCCCTTAATCTCAGTCCAACAGTTGACATAATGATTGTTGACATTTTATGTCAAAGATAATAAATTATTTTGGCATCTATTTAAGATTTCCAGGTGATCATAAAAAATAAATTTCTGCAGTTCATATCTAAAATTTGGATTATCTCCTTAAAATCACCACCTTTGCTGCTGTCGTTTAATATTTTACATAATCCGAATTTTTATGAAAGAGCATATTGCCCATATGATCCGCGATCGTGCTGCCCGCTATGGCTCACGCGAAGTTTTCAGGTATCGGGAGAGCCTTGGCGGATCCTTTAAAAGTTATACCTGGAATGAGTTTACCCGCGATGCCGACAGGGTTTCCCGTGCACTCATCTCGCTGGGTTTCGGGCATGAGTCCCTTATTGGTATTTTCAGCGATAACCGGCTGGAATGGACTATTACAGATATCGGCATTTTAGGCATCAGGGGTGTAGTGGTGCCATTCTTTGGAACCGCTTCAAGATCACAAGTTAAATATATCGTCGACGAAACGGAAATGAAGCTGATGTTCGTCGGGAACAAAGAACAGCTCGAAAAAGCGATCTGGCTGCTGGACCATTCAGGAAGCCTGAAGAGAATCGTCATTTTCCAGGATGGAACTGAAACAACCGACGAAAGATGCATCACCTGGGAAAACTTCCTTAAACTTGGCAATGACCCGCTTTTTGGTGAGGAACTTGAGCAGCTCTACGACCAGGCCCAGCCATTCGACCTGGCCACCATCCTCTACACTTCCGGGACCACCGGCGAGCCGAAAGGGGTCATGCTGGGACATGATAATTTCATGGAATGTTTTGCCATTCACGATAACAGGCTGGACATTACCGACCAGGATGTTTCCATGTGCTTCCTGCCTCTTAGTCATATATTTGAGCGTACCTGGACATTTTACCTGATGTACTGCGGAGCAGTGAATGTTTTCCTTGAAAATCCCAGGGAAGTCATCAGCGTCATGCCAATCGCAAATCCCACCGTGATGTGCACTGTGCCAAGATTTTTCGAAAAAACCTATGAAGGGATACAGGTCGAAACAGCAAAATGGCCGAAGGTTAAAAAGAACATTTTCGACTGGGCCATCGCCGTTGGTCACCAGTGCAACGAGTACAGTAGCAAATCGATGGATCTGCCATCAGGATTAAAATTCAAACGAAATATTGCTGAAAAGCTGGTACTGAAAAAGTTGCGTAACGTGTTCGGAAAAAACATCCGCCAGATGCCCTGTGCCGGCGCTGCCATCCGTGAGGACCTCCTCCGGTTTTTCCATGCCACAGGGCTTTTTGTAACCTATGGCTACGGGGCCACTGAAACGACGGCTACTGTTTCATGTTTTAAAAACGAATGGTACGAATTTGAATCCTGCGGTACCGTGATGCCGGGTTTAGCTGTCAAGTTCAGCGAAGAAGGTGAGATCATGGTCAAAGGGCCGACAGTTTTCAGGGGATATTATAAAAAGCCGGAAGAAACGGCTAAAGCACTTAAAGATGGTTGGTATATGACAGGTGACGAGGGACACTTTACCAGTGACGGAAACCTGGTGATGAGCGACCGGATTAAAGACCTCTTCAAAACATCGGTCGGGAAATATGTATCGCCGCAGAAACTGGAATTGCTGCTCGGACAGGAAAAACTAATCGAGCAGGTCATCGTGGTTGGCGACAACCGGAAATACGTTTCTGCCCTGATCGTTCCATCTTTCGAACACCTTAAAAGTGTGGCTGAAAAACTTGGCATCGACACGTCTGACCGTAAAATACTTACATCTCATCCGGCAATATTAAAGCTCTTCCAGGTGAAGCTTGACCAGATCCAGGCAGATGTAACTCCATATGAAAGGGTAGTAAAATTCACCTTGCTCGCCGAGCCGTTCAGTGTTGAAAACAGCGCTATGACCAGCACGCTCAAACTGCGAAGAAAGGTGATTGCAGAGCAATACGTGGAACTAATTGAACTGATGTACTCAGCGGGTTAATTTCCAGCGTCTATGCGACCAGAGCCAGTTGGCCGGATCTTCACGGATCAATGTCTCCAGTTTTTCCGCAAAAAGCCGTGTAATTTCTCCGTCAGGCAGTTTGGAAGGATCTTCCACCAGGGATGTCAGCTCGAGCTCATAAAATCCTCTTTTCACCCGGCGGATTGCAACAAATATTACCGGGTAATTATTGTTCCGGGCATGTTTTTCAGGCCCATGCAGGAAAGCGGTTTCACGGCCCAGGAAACTCACCCAGTAAGCCATTTCACGGTTGGAAGGACTTTGATCGGCTGCCATCAGGTACAAAATAGTCTGACCACGATAAGTTTCAAAGGTTTTAGTTGTTTGCCGGATAGGAGCCAGTGTTGTTCCCCACCGCGACCGGTTCCTGTTGACCATCTTATCCATCCACTTGTTTTTCAGTGGCTTGTAGAATGCAATGTTATGAAAGTGGGTTTGTAAAGCAGGTGATAATGCACCCCATTCCCAGTTTCCATAATGCCCGGTCACTACAATGATCCCCTGCCCTGCTTCAAAATAAGGTTCCAGGATTTCCGGGTTCAAAATATGATGTCGCTCCCTGATCTGTTTCCGGGTCATGGTAAAAGCCCTGATGCCTTCCATAAAAACATCAGAAAGATTCAGATAAGTCCGTTTGACAATTAACCGGGTCTCCTCTTCACTAATTTCAGGGAATGAACTTCTAAGATTATTAATGACGACATTTTTCCTGTATTTGAAAACTTTTCTCAACAA
Proteins encoded in this region:
- a CDS encoding glycyl radical protein is translated as MLSERIKQLRDQSLQAINTLSHERALLLTEFYQSNEAKNVSIPVQRAMAFRHILQNKKICINDGELIVGERGPAPKAVPTYPEICLHSLEDLEILHTRPKVSYKSDEETRKVYREIIIPFWQGRTQRDRIFAAMDRQWIEAYQAGIFTEFMEQRSPGHTVLGGKIYQKGFLDFIKEIDEQLRMLVNVGVSDAEAKSEELRAMKITALAMIRFAERHSEELIRISNFKFQGAENKEKRAELSEMADICRWVPAHAPRSFHEALQYYWFVHIGVITELNPWDSFNPGRLDQNLYPFYQREIAAGSLTHEKAKEILQSFWIKFNNQPAPPKIGVTAKESSTYTDFALINVGGVKPDGSNAVNKLSYLILDVVEEMRILQPSSMVQLSRENPDSFIERAMHIVKTGFGQPSIFNTDAIVQELVRQGKTIEDARDGGASGCVESGAFGKEAYWLTGYFNLPKVLEITFHGGIDPRTGKKTGLETPGLETIDNFADLLNTFQSQLNFFIDIKIKGNLIIEKLFAENMPVPFLSVLIEDCIVNGKDYNAGGARYNTSYIQGVGLGSVTDMLTALKYWVYDGKTVRREDGKTVRMEDGRTVRLEEMFHAMAADFVGYEDLRYKLIYETPKYGNDDDYADELAVKVFDMFFDAVDGRPNTRGGKHHIMMLPTTSHIYFGSVTGATPDGRKAWQPLSEGISPFQGADIKGPTAVLKSASKIGHLRTGGTLLNQKFTPQLLNDEKGITSVAKLIRGYFRLNGHHIQFNVVTADTLREAQKHPEKYRDLIVRVAGYSDYFNDLGTELQDEIIRRTEHALI
- a CDS encoding glycyl-radical enzyme activating protein, whose amino-acid sequence is MNSLVFDIRHYTIHDGPGIRTTVFFKGCPLRCRWCHNPESQESGVGQVLVQRVLDGKLFESKLAVGSWQSAGEVMKEIAKDAVFYDESGGGVTFSGGEPLLQSEALKELLGLCREQGYHTAIDTSGHAEPVAMERVMELAGLWLFDLKLMDDSRHMEYTGVSNELALKNLETLALAGKEIIIRFPFIPGITDGKDNLEALAMLMLRLGLKRIDILPYHAITRDKYRRMGKDFLLESLKGPDDAKVDEIMTFFKDRGYLVGVGG
- a CDS encoding DUF86 domain-containing protein; this translates as MDDRNLQRLLHIHEAIFSIHKFCQDKTLENFREDDLLFSAVLQKFLIIGESVAKIDQDLLDKYTYPWYKPRAFRNFIAHEYFHIRPERIWDTIHNNLNGLDEMIRIILKDEYNYED
- a CDS encoding nucleotidyltransferase domain-containing protein, with translation MSTVGLRLRELREKAGISLRKAAILSGIDLAVLSKIERGKRQFNKNQIIKLAELYEVNLDDLLKQYLGEKVLYNLKDEQLATEALKMAEKSIQYGKLSNLDINEIILKSRSVLKGDNRIENAWIFGSYARRDQKPGSDLDIMIKIKSGATFSLYDMAEIQYQLENLFGLKVDVVEKDALSPLTFESILTEMIVIYG
- a CDS encoding long-chain fatty acid--CoA ligase; this translates as MKEHIAHMIRDRAARYGSREVFRYRESLGGSFKSYTWNEFTRDADRVSRALISLGFGHESLIGIFSDNRLEWTITDIGILGIRGVVVPFFGTASRSQVKYIVDETEMKLMFVGNKEQLEKAIWLLDHSGSLKRIVIFQDGTETTDERCITWENFLKLGNDPLFGEELEQLYDQAQPFDLATILYTSGTTGEPKGVMLGHDNFMECFAIHDNRLDITDQDVSMCFLPLSHIFERTWTFYLMYCGAVNVFLENPREVISVMPIANPTVMCTVPRFFEKTYEGIQVETAKWPKVKKNIFDWAIAVGHQCNEYSSKSMDLPSGLKFKRNIAEKLVLKKLRNVFGKNIRQMPCAGAAIREDLLRFFHATGLFVTYGYGATETTATVSCFKNEWYEFESCGTVMPGLAVKFSEEGEIMVKGPTVFRGYYKKPEETAKALKDGWYMTGDEGHFTSDGNLVMSDRIKDLFKTSVGKYVSPQKLELLLGQEKLIEQVIVVGDNRKYVSALIVPSFEHLKSVAEKLGIDTSDRKILTSHPAILKLFQVKLDQIQADVTPYERVVKFTLLAEPFSVENSAMTSTLKLRRKVIAEQYVELIELMYSAG
- a CDS encoding lysophospholipid acyltransferase family protein, translated to MNLAATFFFYLFVLLIGIMPFRLLYVLSDFVSFLLRKVFKYRKNVVINNLRSSFPEISEEETRLIVKRTYLNLSDVFMEGIRAFTMTRKQIRERHHILNPEILEPYFEAGQGIIVVTGHYGNWEWGALSPALQTHFHNIAFYKPLKNKWMDKMVNRNRSRWGTTLAPIRQTTKTFETYRGQTILYLMAADQSPSNREMAYWVSFLGRETAFLHGPEKHARNNNYPVIFVAIRRVKRGFYELELTSLVEDPSKLPDGEITRLFAEKLETLIREDPANWLWSHRRWKLTR